Within the Pseudomonas putida genome, the region CAGGCGATAGCAGTTTCCATAACCCGTAAACATGATTTCCCCAGGCGTTTAATGAGTAGAACGTTCAAGACACATGCAGGCAGGTTATTGGCTTATCTTTGTTGTTTACCTGCATTTTCTGGGGCGTACCTGGCGTTGTAAAACGCGTGGTACTATGACCTGCCATTAGTCTCACTCATGCTTCGGGGGCATCATGTCGGAACGGATTCAGGCCTTGCACGCGCTGCGTGCCTTCGAGGTGGCCTCACGGTACGGGTCGTTCACCCGCGCGGCCGAAGAGCTGGCCCTGACCCAAGGCGCCGTCAGCCACCACATAAAGACCCTCGAAAGCCTGTTCGGCTGCGACCTGTTCGAGCGACGTGGGCCCAAGTTGAGCCTTACCGAGCATGGGCGCCTGCTGTCCCAGGAGCTCAAAGTCGGCTTCAAGATCATCGAGAACGCCTGTGCACTGCTGCGCCAGGACCGCTACGGCCTGCGCTTGAAGGCGCCCTCGACGCTGACGGTGCGCTGGTTGCTGAGGGCCCTGGATGCCTTCAAGAAAGTCGATGACAGCTGCAGCGTCCAATTGTCGAGCGTGTGGATGGACATCGACACGGTGGACTTCTACTCCGAGCCCTACGACTGCGCCTTTCTCCTGTCCAACGGCCAGTTCGCCGCCGACATCGAGAGTTTCAAGCTGTTCGACGAATGGCTGATCCCGGTGTGCCACCCAGACTATATGACGCATGAGCAGCCGGCACTGGGTGACCTGCGCCAGTGTGAACTGCTGCACCCTTCATCGGACCGGCGCGACTGGCGGCGCTGGCTGGCGCGCATGGATGCCCTGGACATAAGCATCGATCAGGGCCAGGTGTTCGACACCCTCGACCAGGGCATTTCTGCGGCACAGCAGGGGCTGGGCATTTCCGTGGTCGACCTGGTGCTGGCCAGTGCCGACCTTACCGCAGGGCGGCTGGTCACGCCGTTCAAGCATGCCGTGGCGACCGGGGACGGGTATTACATGACTTGGCTCAAATCCAGCCCCAAGGCGCGGCAAATGCACAAGCTGCGTGACTTTCTGCTGGGGCAGGTGCCGCCGTTGGCGTACAAGGATATCAACTACCTGTATGGCTGATTGCCCGCACAGCCACCCCGCGCACGGGTAGAATCATCCCATTCGACCTATCCGTAGCACCGAGGACAACGCAGTGGAGTTGCAGCAGGGCTTTGTCCTGACCCGGCACTGGCATGACACGCCCCAAGGTACCTGCGTGGAGTTCTGGCTGGCCACCGACCAGGGGCCGCGGCTGTTGCGTCTGGCCCCGCAGGAGTCGGTGGCGTTCATCCTGCAATCGCAGGTCGAACACGCGCGGCTGTTGCTGGCGGGCGAGGCCGGTGTGGAAATCAGGCCCCTGCGCCTGCAAGACTTCCAACATCGTCCGGTGCTGGGCGTGTATTGCCGTCAGCACCGGCAACTCATGCAACTGGAGCAGCGCTTGCGCGGTGCCGGTGTCGAGGTGTTCGAAGCGGACATCCGCCCGCCCGAGCGCTACCTGATGGAGCGCTTCATCACCGCCGCCGTGCAATTCACCGGTCAGCCTGATGCCCATGGTGTCATCTGCGAGGCCCAGCTCAAACCCTTGGCGCACTTTCGCCCGCCGCTACGCCTGGTGTCACTGGACATCGAGACCAGCGAGCGCGGTGAGTTGTACAGCATCGCGCTGGAAGGCTGCGGGCAGCGGCAGGTATTCATGCTTGGGCCTGCCAATGGCCAGCCCGACGCCGTGGATTTCGACCTGCATTACTGCAACGACCGGGCGGCCATGCTCGACTGCCTGAACCAGTGGATGGTCAGGCACGATCCGGATGCGATCATTGGCTGGAACCTGGTCCAGTTCGACCTGCGCCTGTTGCATGAGCACGCCAAGCTGCTGCAGGTGCCGTTTAACCTGGGACGTAACGGTGCGCCCATGACTGTGCGCGCCCACGCCAACCGGGGCCACGTGTTTGCAGATGCGCCCGGCCGCTTGCTGATCGATGGCATCGAAGCGCTGCGCTCGGCCACCTGGAGCTTCCCTTCCTTCAGCCTGGAAAACGTCGCGCAGACCTTGCTGGGGGAAGGCAAGGCGATTGATACGCCTTACCAGCGCATGGACGAGATCAACCGCATGTTTGCTGAGGACAAGCCGTCGTTGGCGCGTTACAACCTCAAGGATTGCGAGCTGGTGACGCGGATTTTTGCGCATACCCGGCTGTTGGAGTTTCTGCTGGAGCGCTCGTCGGTGACCGGGCTGGCGGTGGACCGCAGCGCTGGCTCGGTGGCCGCGTTCTGTCATCTGTATATCCCGCACATGCATCGGCTGGGCTTCGTCGCGCCCAACCTGGGCAGTCGCCCGGATGAGGCCAGCCCGGGCGGTTTTGTCATGGACTCGCGCCCAGGGCTGTATGACTCGGTGCTGGTGCTCGACTACAAGAGCCTGTACCCCTCGATCATCCGGACGTTCCTGATCGACCCGGTGGGCCTGGTCGAAGGCCTGCGTCAGCCGGATGACGTGCACGCCGTCGAAGGCTTTCGCGGCGGGCGTTTCTCGCGCACCCGGCATTGCCTGCCCGCCATCGTCGAGCGGGTGTGGCAGGGCAGGGAGGAGGCCAAGCGTGAAGGCAACGCACCGCTATCGCAGGCACTCAAGATCATCATGAATGCGTTTTACGGGGTGCTTGGGTCAAGCGGTTGCCGCTTCTTCGACCCGCGCCTGGCGTCTTCGATCACCATGCGCGGGCACCAGATCATGCGCCAGACACGCGCGCTGATCGAGGCACGCGGCTACGACGTTATCTACGGCGACACCGACTCTACCTTCGTCTGGCTCAAGGGTGCACATGATGAAGATGCTGCGGCGCGCACCGGCCGCGCGCTGGTGGCCGAGGTCAACCAGTGGTGGCGCCAGCACCTGCGTGAAACCATGGGCCTGGAAAGCGCCCTGGAGTTGCAGTTCGAGACCCATTATCGGCGGTTTCTGATGCCGACCATCCGCGGCGCCGACGAGGGTAGCAAGAAGCGCTACGCCGGCCTGGTTCAGCGTGCCGACGGCAGCGAAGACATGGTGTACAAAGGCCTGGAATCGGTACGCACCGATTGGTCGCCCTTGGCCCGGCAGTTCCAGCAGGCCTTGTACGGGCGGATTTTCCGGGGCCAGCCCTATCGTGACTATGTGCGCGGGTTCGTCCAGCAGACCCTGGCAGGTGAGCTGGATGAGCTGCTGATCTACCGCAAACGCCTGCGTCGCCCGTTGGCCGACTACCTACGCAATGTCCCGCCGCATGTGCGCGCCGCACGCCTGGCTGATGAGTACAACAGCCGGCTTGGGCGTGCCCGGCAATACCAGAATGGCGGCTGGATCAGTTACGTGATCACCACGGCCGGCCCAGAGCCCATGGAAAACCTGCAGTCGCCGATCGATTACGACCACTACCTCAGCCGCCAGTTACAGCCTGTAGCCGATGCCATCCTGCCCTTTGTCGGTGATGACTTTGCAGCGTTGACCGACCGCCAACTGTTGCTGTTCTAACTGCCGGCTCGAGCGTCCCCTCAGGTGAGCGGAACAGGGCGCGCAGGTTGCCGTTAGTGGCTTTGGGCTATGCTGAATCTGGGCATCGGCTGTTTGCGAAAATTCTGCCATCCTGGCATCGCGCCTCATCGGAAACCGCCAGTTACTTTTCCCTGGCCCTCTGATGTTCGAAGTGGTTTAGGCTCCGGGTCGGATTTTTCTCCGTGATCTGTAGTCATTGGTTTATCGAGACAATAAGGAGATGCGTATGCTCGTCCGGTCACTGACCCTCGCCACCCTGCTCGCCGTCACCGGCCCCCTGTTCGCCGCCGACAGCGACGCTCCGCTGGCCAAGGAACTGGGCAAGGCACGGCCATTGGTGATCATTGCCCCCAGTACGGCCGACCCGACCTTGCGGGGGCTGAACGAGGACTTGAAAGACCCTGCCACTCAGGCCGCGTTCAAGGAGCGTGGCCTGGTGGTTTACAGCGTCGCCAGAATGATGGGCAAGCGTGAGGACAAGAACCTTGAGCAGCAGACCACCATGGCGCTGATACGTGAGCTCAAGCTTGGTGCCAGCAAGGGCACAAAGGTCATCCTGATTGGCAAGGATGGTGAGCGCCACATGCTCAAGGATGACGAAACAAACGAAAAGATCGACGTCAAGGCCATCATCAAAGCAGTCGATGAGTTGCCAGCCAGCGAAAAGGCCATGACTGCACCGGAGCCTGTCGCTGCGGCAGCGGAGCCCAAGGCCAAGGACAGCAAACCCGCCAAACCGGCCAAGCCGGCTGCGCCGCCCAAGCCACTGGAAGACTGATATCCGCCACGGGTATCACGCTTGGCGAAACACAAAGGGCTCGTGAGCTGCACGCTCCGGGCCCTTTGCATTTCATGTTGCCTTGGCCTGCGCCGCGATGTGCCGTTTGATCCAGTGATCAACGCTTAGCCTACCGGCACCTTTGAGCAGCAAGGGCAGCAATGCAACCAGGTAGATCAGAGGCAACTTGTAGGCCCCGAAGCCTAGATCGGTCATGGCGTAACCCTTGGCCAGTTCGGCCAGGTCCGACCAGTGTGCAGGCCAGTGCAGCGCTACGATCGCTACCACGGTTACCAATGCCAGCCCCGCCGCCGCCAGCCGTGTACCAAGGCCTAGCAGCAGGAGCAGCGGCAGGACCAGTTCGGCCCACATCGACAGGTGCCAGTTCAACTCCGCTGGCAGCAGGCTGAAGGGCAGTGGGAAGCGCCCCTGTATATCGCCGAACCAGTTGCTGCCGTTGAATTTTTCCAGGCCGGATTCGAAGAATTCCCAGGCCAGAAACAGCCGTAATGGCAAATCCGCTCCCCAGCCTGCGAGGCAGTCCAGGGGGCTCGAGGTGCGTTTTAGCGTGGTCATGGGCTGTGCTACTCCGTCAGGAAAGAGCGGTGGCGTTGCGGCGCTGGTAAAGCGCCCGTTTGGCGGTGAGCTGGAGGGCGATGGGGGTGAACATCAGGGTGAAGGCCAGGGGATACCAGCCACCCACGGGGATGCGCCACATGCCACCACGCGGGTGGCAGGCCAGGGCCACGGCGGTCATGAGCAGGCCGGCCTGGGCGGCGAACAGCCTCCAGCCAGAGGGAAGGGCGATGGCTCTCATCGAAAAAATCTCCCGGTGTGTCAAAGTGTGACCGGGAGTGTGGCGGTACGACGTACCGGCAGTGTGTCGGTGCAGGCTGCGTTGTGTATCAGAAAGGAGTGACATGTGGTGTAGGGCAATGTCACCCCTGCAGTCAGGCGCGCAGCGCCGCGTCAAGGCCTGCAGGGTTTCACTTCAGCTCGATCTGTGCGCACAGGCCTCCGCCCTGGCGGTTGCTGAGCACCAATTGCCCGCCCATGGCCTGGATCAGTTGGTGGGCGATTGCCAGGCCCAGGCCGGTGCCGCCGGTGCTGCGGTTGCGCGAGCTTTCCACTCGGTAGAATGGTTTGAGCACTTCGCTGAGCGCTTGCTGGGGGATGCCAGGCCCTTCATCCAGTACGCGGATCAGGATACGTCCCTGCTCATGGCTGACCTCCAATTGCGCCTTGCCGGCGAACTTCAGGGCATTGTCCAGCAGGTTGACCAACACCCGGCGCAGCGCATGCGGGCGCGTTTCCAGCAAACGGCCGGTAGTGCCATGGCGCTCGACCTGCGCGCCGCTGTCCTGGTAATCGAACACCACGCTGTCGAGGAACGCGTCGAGGTCGATGCGGCAGGGCGGCTCGGTGTTGATATCCATGCTGCGGGCGTAGGCTACGCCTTCGCGGACCAAATGCTCCATGGCATCCAGGTCATGCCATAACCTGTCCTTTTCCACGCCCTCGTCCATTACCTCGACCCGCAGTTTCATGCGGGTGAGCGGGGTTTGCAGGTCATGGGAAATCGCTGCCAGCAACTGCATGCGCTCCTTGAGGTAGGCAGCGATGCGCGCCTGCAGGGCGTTGAAGGCGACGGCGGCATATTTCACTTCGCGCGGGCCGCTTTCGTCCAGCAACATGCCGGGCTTGTCCGGGTCGAGGTCGTCAAGCGCCTTGACCAGGCGGGTCAGCGGGCCGATGGCCAGGCGCACGGCCAGCCAGGTACAGAACAGCAGCACGGCTAGCTGTATGAGCAACACCAGCGGCAGCCATGTGGCAATCGGCACGGCTGCCGGGGTGACATCGATGGTCAGCGGCGCGCCGTCGGCCAGACGCAGGTGCGCCTGAAAGTGGGCGTTTGGGCCGGGTATCTCCTGGAAGGTCAGGCGATACTGGCTGCCGATGGCCTTGACGATCGAATCGGCAGCCATGGGTGGGTCATCGCTTGGCATCGCCGCGCCGGTCACGCCAGTGTCCAGCCGATAGCGGTAGGTGCGCCGCTCCAGGCGGGGCAGCCAGGCGGGGCGTTCAGCAGCGGGAAGGCGGTCAAGAATGGCCACTGACGTGGCGACGTCCTGCTCCAGGTTGCTGAGCATCATCGAGCGGCTGCTGATATAGCGCTCATAGGCCTGCAGGCTGAACGACAGCCCATAGGCCAGCACTAGCCCGGTGATGAAGATCAGCGCCAGGCGCGAGGCGAGGGTGCGCGGCCACTTCATGATGGCGACTCGAGCAGCTGCACGGGCAGCGAGAACACATAACCTTCACTGCGCACCGTCTTGATGCAGCTGGGTTCGCGCGCGTCGTCGCCCAGGCGCTGGCGCAGGCGGCTGACCAGCAGGTCAATGGAGCGATCGAAGATATCGGCCTCGCGGCCTTGGGTCAGGTTGAGCAACTGTTCGCGGCTGAGCACCCGTTGTGGATGGTCGAGGAATACGCGCAACAGGCGGTATTCGGCGCCACTGAGGGCCACCAGCGTGCCTTCGCTGTCAAGCAGGTGGCGCGCGGTGGTGTCCAGACGCCACTGGCCGAAACCGATCAGGCGGCCGCTTTCGCTGATGGTCAGGTTGGGCGGCAACATGCGGGTGCGGCGCAGCACCGCGTTGATGCGGGCCAGTAATTCGCGGGCTGAGAATGGCTTGGTCAGGTAATCGTCAGCGCCCATCTCCAGGCCGATGATGCGGTCGGTCTCGTCGTTGCGCGCGGTCAGCATCAGCACTGGCGTAGTGCGGTGCTTGCCGGCGCGCAGCTCACGGCACAGCAGCAGGCCGTCATCGCCCGGCATCATGATGTCGAGCACGATCAGGTCGACACTGTTGGCTTCCAGGAAAGCTCGCATCTGCCGGCCGTCGGCGACGATGCTGGTGCGCAGGCCGTTCTTCTTCAGGTAATTGCCGACCAGTTCGCGGATTTCACGGTCGTCGTCGACGATCAGGATGTGATCGACATGTTCCATCGGTGGGGTCCTGTGCAAGGGGAATGAGCGCAGTGTACCGAGCAGGTATGAGCTTGCCTGCAGAGGTTTGTATTGCAGTGTATCTGGCCGCGCGACAGATACAGCAGGAGGCAGGGCGCAGGGTCAGGCGACACATGCCTGATACCTGGCACGCGTGAAATGGCTCTGACCGGGGAGCACCACTCCCCACCCTCAGAAGCTGTCAGGAGAGATGCCATGAACGTGAAAACCCTCGCCAGCGCCAGCCTGTTCGCTGTGCTCAGCCTCGGCGCCCTGGCTGCCCAGGCAACCACACAGCCGATGGAGGATGCCAGCGTCATGCAGTACCGCTATGGCGACCGGCTGGACATACACAAAGTGCTGTCGGTGAAGGATGACCAAAGCGATGCCTGTGGCCTGGTCAATACCCGTATGGACTACCTCGACTCCCAAGGCCAGCGCCAAAGCCTGCAATACCGTACCTATGCCACGAGCGGCTGCCATGACAACTGAGCGCCGCATGCTGCTGAAAGTGGGGGGCGTGGCCTTGGCGCTCCTTGGCCTGGGGCTGGCCGGCCACTTGGCGGCCCGCGACAGTTACGGGGCCATGCCGTCGCTGTCGGGGGCCAGTGAGTGGCTCAACTCGCCAGCGCTGGATGCCGCGCAACTCAAGGGCAAGGTAGTGCTGGTGGACTTCTGGACGTGGGACTGCATCAACTGCCAGCGTAGCCTGCCACATGTAAACGACTGGGCGCGGCGCTACGCCGATCAGGGGCTGGTCGTGGTGGGCGTACATACGCCGGAGTATGACTACGAGCATGACGTCGGTCAGTTGAAAAACAAGGTGGCCAGCCTTCAGATCGCCTACCCGGTGGCGGTGGACAACGATCATCGGGTTTGGAATGCCTGGGGTAATCAGTTCTGGCCGGCGCACTACTTCGTCGATCGCCAGGGCCAGGTGCGGCATGTGCACGTTGGCGAAGGTGACTACGACGGGCAGGAGACGTTGATAAAGGCGTTGCTGGATGAAAAACGCTGAAGTGTTTACCGTCCCTTTCGCGGTTAAAACCCGCAAAAGGGACGGTAACGGGCTCAGCCGAAGCTGGCGAAATGCGCCTGCATGCGCTCGGCATTGGCCTGACGGCCACTGAACAGCTCGAATGCTTTCACTGCCTGGAACACGGCCATGTTGCTGCCATCCAGGGTGCGGCAGCCCAGTGCCCGTGCCGCACGCAACAGCTCGGTTTCCAGTGGAAAATAGATGATCTCCGCCACCCACAGCCGGGCATGCAGCAGCTCGACCGGCAGCGGTGTGCCCGGCAGTTTGGCCATGCCGACCGGCGTGGTGTTGACCAGCCCGTCCGCCTCGGCAATCTCGGCCGCCAGGTCCGTGCCCACAACGGCCCGGCCTGCGCCGAAATGGCCGTTGAGGTTGTCGACCAGCGCCTGGGCGCGCGCTGCATCCACTTCGAACAGCACCAGCCGCTCGACACCTTCGCCCAGCAACGCATGGGCCACAGCCGAGCCAGCACCGCCCGCACCCATCTGCACCACCTGCCGGCGCGCGACGTCGGGCAAGCCGCGGCGCAAGCCTTCGGCGAAGCCCAGGCAGTCGGTGTTATGGCCCACACGCTTGCCGTCCTTGAGCACCACGGTATTGACCGCACCGATACCCCTGGCCTCATCGGACAGCTCGTCGAGCAGCGGCAGGATCGCCTGCTTGAACGGGTAGGTGATATTGAGCCCAGTGAAGCCGGTGTGCTGGGCCGCTTCGAGCAATTGCGCCAAGGCGCTGTCTTGCAGTTGCAGCTGGTCTGCGTCGATCAGGCGATAGAGGTAGCGCAAGTCCTGCGCATCGCCTTCATGTTCATGCAGGGCAGGGGTGCGCGACAGCTGAATGCCACGGCCGATCAGGCCGGCGAGGATGGCCGGCTGAGTCATGCTGGCTGCTCCTGGAACATTTCGGCGAAGTGCGCCAGAGCCATGCGGTAGCCGTGGCTGCCCAAACCGCAGATCACACCCACCGCGATCGAGGAGACGAACGACAGGTGGCGGAACGGCTCGCGCTTGTGCACGTTGGAAAGGTGCACTTCGATCACGGGCACCTCGCTGGCGACCAGCGCGTCGCGGATGGCCACCGAAGTGTGGGTCCAGGCACCGGGGTTGATCACGATACCGGCGCAGCGACCACGGGCAGCGTGGATCCAGTCGATCAGGTCGCCTTCGTGGTTGGTCTGGCGGAATTCGATTTCCAGGCCGTGGGCCTGCGCGGTGTCTGCGCAGCTCTGGGCCAGGTCAGCAAGGGTTTCACGGCCGTACTGCGCAGGCTCGCGAGTACCCAGCATGTTCAAGTTGGGGCCGTTGAGCACGAGGATAAGGGGCTTCATGGCGGGCATCACTTTGTTGTTGTTGAATGCCCGTATGTTTGTACCACCTGGTTAGTTTCGTCAATTGGGTTGAGTGTCGCAGCGTGGAAAGTGGGCGATTATCGAACCCCGAACACGGCGTTTTCAGCGCGGGTGCGCCCCTCGAAAGCGACGCTTTTCGCTGCTATGGGGCTGCAGTGCAGCCCCACTTCTCAGATGCTGTTGGCAACCCCGCGACCCACCTCACCGTCAGGGGTCTCTTCATGCAACGATATTCGCGATGTTTCCGGCAATGCCAACCCGCCCACCAGCGCCACCAGCGCGATGGCCACCAGATAGAACGCCGGTGCCAGGCTGCTGCCGGTCTGCCCGATAAGCCAGGTCGCCACCAACGGTGCGGTGCCGCCAAACAACGTATAGGCCACGTTGTAGGTGATCGCCGAAGCGGTGTAGCGCGTGTGTGTCGGGAAACTCTCCGACAGCAATGCGGCGGTCACCACACCACTGGACAGTGCGCCTACCGCCAACAGGATGACCCCCAGCAGGGCGGCGGGCACTGACCCGGAACTGGCCAGCCAATAGGCCGGGAATACGCACACCATCACCCACAGGCAGGTGAAACCAATGGTCTTGCGCCGCCCGACGCGGTCGGAGAACGCGCCGGCCAGCGGACAACCGATGGCCGCGAACACCAGCGCTACCGTGGTCACCAGCAGCGACTGGGCGCGTGTCAGGTTGCCGACCATCTGCAGGTAGGTGGCGAAGTAGGTGGTGAACATGTAGAAGGACAACGCAGTGAGCGAGATGAAGGCACCCAGGTTGCGGATGGCCCGGCCATGGTTACGCAACGTGTCCTTGAGTGGCGAATGCTCATGGGTCTTGCCTTGGGCGATGGCCTCGCGAAACGCCGGGGTTTCCTCCATGCGCCAGCGCAGGTACAGGCCCACCAGGCCCAGCGGCGCAGCCACCAGGAACGGTATGCGCCAGCCCCAGGCCGCCATCGCTTCGGCCGACAGGCTCGCCTCAAGGCCGAAGGCGATCACCGCCGCGCAGGCGAAGGCCGAGAAGGTCGACACGGGCACGAAGCTGCCATAGAAGGCCCGCTTGTTTTGCGGTGCGTGCTCCATCAGGTAGGCACAGGCACCTGCATACTCACCGCCTGCCGAGAACCCCTGCAGGCAGCGCGCAAGGGTCAATAGCGCGGGCGCGGCAAGGCCGATGCTGGCGTAGGTCGGCAGCAGGCCGATCAGTGTGGTGGAGCCGGCCATCAGCAGGATGGTCAGTGACAAGATACGTTTGCGTCCCAGCCGGTCACCCAGTGCCCCGAACACGATCCCGCCCAATGGCCGCAAGGCGAAGGCCACGGCGAAAACGGCGAAGGTCTTGAGCAAGGCCACGCTGGCATCGCCACTGGCGAAAAACTGGCTGGCGATGATCGTTGCGAGAAAGCCGTAGACGGCAAAGTCGAACCATTCGACGAAGTTGCCGATGGCCGAGGCGGCGATGACCCGGCGCAGGGTGGCGGGGGATACCTCGTGAGATGCGGACATGTGGATACGCTCCGGTTTCAAAGGCAGCCTGGCGGATTAGCGAGGCGGTCTGGCCGCGTCGTCGTTGTTGTTGCAGGCAGTAAACCGGTGTGAGCGAAAGGGCGCTTTTTCGAGGACGACGCCCAGATATCTGTTTTGACCGCGTGAGCCCCTTGGGTGGCCAAGCCTCGGCAGTCAGCGGGGGTTAAACCGAGAACACCACCCCGGTGCGCGAAGCCGCGTTGCGAATATGCTCCTGCATCGCTTTTTGCGCCGCCGCCTGTGAGCGGCGGGCCAGGGCGCGCAGGATCTTGCGATGTTCCTGCCAGGTTTCCATCGCCCGTTCCGGACGGATGAAGGGCAGCTTCTGGCTTTCCAGGAAGATCTCCTGGCTGGCGGTGATCACCTGCAGCATGGCGTGGTTACCGCAGGCTTGCAGCAACTGTTGGTGGAAGGCGAAATCCAGCCGTGCGGCGGCTTCGAAGCGGCCCGCGCGCAACTCCTGATGCATCGCCTCCACGTTCAGCTCCAGGCGATCGATGTCGTCAGCAGTGAGCGCCAGCGCCGCCTGCCCAGCGGCGAAACCTTCCAAGGCGTAGCGCAGTTGGAAGGTGTCGCTCGCCGAAACCTGTTCGGCATAAGGCCAGGCAAATGCCGAAGGCGTTGGCGCTTGCACGAACACCCCTTTACCCGGCTGCACGCTCACCAAGCCCAGCGCGCTGAGCGAGGACAGCGCTTCTCGCAGAGAGGCCCTGCTGACCCCCAGCTGCTCGGCAAGGTCGCGCTGCGAGGGTAGCGCATCGCCGGGCTGATAGCCGCCGTCTTCGATCAATTTGCGGATGCCTTGCAGGGCCTGTTCGGGGACGGCGCGGGGTAGGGTGTCGAGCATACTGTTCAGACCGGTCGGAGGGCGATGACCTTGGCTTTTTACGGCCATTGGCAGGCGCTTGCAAGCATTGCTCCGCCCTGAAGCAGGCGAATGCGGCCTTGCACAAAAGCGGGGCGTGACGACGGCAGGGCAGGCGCACGGCCAGGCAACTGTTCAGACCAGTAAGACCGTTCAGCTCAGGGCTTGAGCACGTTGTACCAGGGCCCGCAGGGTTTTTGGCATGGCCCGTGCACTGGCCAGCCAGCACACTTTCCCTGGTTACCTGCGAGGCCACACCATGAAGACATTCCGCACCTTGTTCCTGGCCAGCCTGTTCTGCAGCAGCGCCCTCGTGCTGCCAGCCGCCCAGGCTGATGCCCTGGCCGACATCAGCGCCCGTGGCGTGCTCAAGGTGGCAGTGCCCCAGGACTTCCCCCCCTTCGGCTCGGTAGGGCCAGACCTCAAACCCCGTGGCCTGGACATCGACACGGCACAACTGCTGGCAGACAAGCTGGGTGTGAAGCTGGCCCTAACCCCGGTAAACAGCACCAACCGCATCCCGTTCCTCACCACCGGCAAGGTCGACCTGGTGATTTCCAGCCTCGGCAAGAACCCGGAACGTGCGGCGGTGATCGATTTCTCCCGGCCCTATGCACCGTTCTACCTGGCCGTGTTCGGCCCGGCCGAGGTGGACATCGCCGGTATCGACGCTGTCGCTGGCAAGACCATCAGCGTTACCCGCGGCTCGATCGAGG harbors:
- the aroQ gene encoding type II 3-dehydroquinate dehydratase, giving the protein MKPLILVLNGPNLNMLGTREPAQYGRETLADLAQSCADTAQAHGLEIEFRQTNHEGDLIDWIHAARGRCAGIVINPGAWTHTSVAIRDALVASEVPVIEVHLSNVHKREPFRHLSFVSSIAVGVICGLGSHGYRMALAHFAEMFQEQPA
- a CDS encoding MFS transporter, producing the protein MSASHEVSPATLRRVIAASAIGNFVEWFDFAVYGFLATIIASQFFASGDASVALLKTFAVFAVAFALRPLGGIVFGALGDRLGRKRILSLTILLMAGSTTLIGLLPTYASIGLAAPALLTLARCLQGFSAGGEYAGACAYLMEHAPQNKRAFYGSFVPVSTFSAFACAAVIAFGLEASLSAEAMAAWGWRIPFLVAAPLGLVGLYLRWRMEETPAFREAIAQGKTHEHSPLKDTLRNHGRAIRNLGAFISLTALSFYMFTTYFATYLQMVGNLTRAQSLLVTTVALVFAAIGCPLAGAFSDRVGRRKTIGFTCLWVMVCVFPAYWLASSGSVPAALLGVILLAVGALSSGVVTAALLSESFPTHTRYTASAITYNVAYTLFGGTAPLVATWLIGQTGSSLAPAFYLVAIALVALVGGLALPETSRISLHEETPDGEVGRGVANSI
- a CDS encoding FadR/GntR family transcriptional regulator; protein product: MLDTLPRAVPEQALQGIRKLIEDGGYQPGDALPSQRDLAEQLGVSRASLREALSSLSALGLVSVQPGKGVFVQAPTPSAFAWPYAEQVSASDTFQLRYALEGFAAGQAALALTADDIDRLELNVEAMHQELRAGRFEAAARLDFAFHQQLLQACGNHAMLQVITASQEIFLESQKLPFIRPERAMETWQEHRKILRALARRSQAAAQKAMQEHIRNAASRTGVVFSV
- a CDS encoding transporter substrate-binding domain-containing protein; the encoded protein is MKTFRTLFLASLFCSSALVLPAAQADALADISARGVLKVAVPQDFPPFGSVGPDLKPRGLDIDTAQLLADKLGVKLALTPVNSTNRIPFLTTGKVDLVISSLGKNPERAAVIDFSRPYAPFYLAVFGPAEVDIAGIDAVAGKTISVTRGSIEDMELSAVAPKGAVIKRFEDNNSTIAAYLSGQVELIASGSVVMAAIAQKNPAKVPVVKVKLKDSPVYVGLAKNEPALLDKVNATLEAAKADGSLNRNAEKWLKQPLPADL